One Pelobates fuscus isolate aPelFus1 chromosome 8, aPelFus1.pri, whole genome shotgun sequence genomic window carries:
- the LOC134571992 gene encoding serine/threonine-protein phosphatase alpha-2 isoform-like, whose product MGDGEKLNIDSIIQRLLEVKGCRPGKNVQLTENEIRGLCLKSREIFLSQPILLELEAPLKICGDVHGQYYDLLRLFEYGGFPPESNYLFLGDYVDRGKQSLETICLLLAYKIKYPENFFLLRGNHECASINRIYGFYDECKRRYNIKLWKTFTDCFNCLPVAAIVDEKIFCCHGGLSPDLQSMEQVRRILRPTDVPDQGLLCDLLWSDPDKDVLGWGENDRGVSFTFGADVVAKFLHKHDLDLICRAHQVVEDGYEFFAKRQLVTLFSAPNYCGEFDNAGSMMSVDESLMCSFQILKPADKKLFAYGGVNQTRPVTPPRNSAKNKQKK is encoded by the exons ATGGGCGACGGAGAGAAACTCAACATCGACTCCATCATACAGAGACTGCTagagg TCAAAGGATGTCGCCCAGGGAAGAATGTTCAACTGACGGAAAATGAGATCCGGGGATTGTGTCTGAAATCTCGTGAAATCTTTCTGAGCCAACCTATCCTGCTTGAGTTGGAGGCCCCACTCAAGATCTGCG GTGATGTACATGGCCAGTACTATGACCTCCTGAGACTGTTTGAATATGGTGGGTTTCCTCCAGAGAGTAACTATCTGTTCCTTGGGGACTATGTGGATCGTGGGAAGCAGTCACTGGAGACCATCTGCCTGCTTCTCGCTTACAAGATCAAATATCCAGAGAACTTCTTCCTGCTGCGTGGGAACCACGAGTGCGCCAGCATCAACCGCATCTATGGCTTCTATGACGAAT GTAAGAGGCGGTATAACATCAAACTATGGAAGACTTTCACAGACTGCTTTAATTGTTTACCAGTGGCTGCAATTGTGGATGAGAAGATCTTCTGCTGTCATGGAG GACTTTCCCCTGACTTGCAGTCTATGGAGCAAGTGAGGAGGATCTTGCGCCCCACAGATGTACCAGACCAAGGACTTCTATGTGATCTGCTGTGGTCTGACCCAGATAAAGATGTCCTTGGTTGGGGTGAGAATGACAGGGGAGTTTCATTCACCTTTGGAGCAGATGTTGTGGCCAAATTTCTTCACAAGCATGACCTGGATCTAATCTGCCGAGCCCACCAG GTGGTGGAAGATGGCTATGAGTTCTTTGCTAAGAGACAGCTGGTGACCTTGTTCTCGGCTCCCAATTACTGTGGAGAGTTTGACAATGCTGGCTCAATGATGAGCGTGGATGAATCACTAATGTGTTCTTTCCAG ATCCTGAAACCTGCTGACAAGAAACTGTTCGCTTATGGCGGAGTAAACCAGACCCGCCCCGTTACCCCACCCAGAAATTCGGCCAAGAATAAACAGAAGAAATGA